A genomic stretch from Thermoprotei archaeon includes:
- a CDS encoding helix-turn-helix domain-containing protein → MERKAYIPLSSLEARLQSLIDLVESMKGRDRILEERLAYIEDDITKIRFEIRRMREMMEELYQKTQQSAKDQRIRRKYENYTSKYLSLNEMLSEKAVEKERELLGLSITEEKILRLLLQDSSYGVEGATGIAKMLGMAREHIARTMKRMVDKGLLIRDETKMPFTYRVPEEIKKKLLEKQ, encoded by the coding sequence ATGGAACGAAAAGCATACATACCATTAAGCTCACTTGAGGCACGTTTGCAGTCTTTAATAGATTTGGTAGAATCTATGAAGGGAAGAGATAGAATACTTGAAGAACGTTTAGCGTACATAGAAGATGACATAACTAAAATTAGGTTTGAAATAAGACGGATGAGAGAAATGATGGAAGAACTTTATCAAAAGACTCAACAATCAGCAAAAGACCAAAGGATAAGAAGAAAGTATGAAAACTATACATCAAAGTATCTATCATTAAATGAAATGTTATCCGAAAAAGCAGTTGAAAAAGAAAGAGAGCTGTTAGGATTATCGATAACGGAGGAGAAAATACTAAGATTATTATTACAAGATTCATCATACGGTGTAGAAGGAGCAACAGGGATAGCTAAAATGTTAGGAATGGCAAGAGAGCATATAGCAAGAACGATGAAGAGAATGGTTGATAAAGGTCTCTTAATAAGAGATGAAACAAAAATGCCTTTCACGTATAGAGTACCAGAAGAGATAAAGAAAAAACTGCTAGAAAAACAGTAA
- a CDS encoding acetyl ornithine aminotransferase family protein, whose protein sequence is MGEESINKPHDLPKIVVPPPGPNAQKIIERDSKVISRSYVRFYPLVVKEVKENVVVDVDGNEYIDFNSGLVVLNVGRPKEVTEAIKRQVDKFLHYSLTDFYYEEAVTLAEKLTKIVPVNGKEKMVHFSNSGAEAIEAAMKLARYKTGRPYLFSFIGSFHGRTYGAMSLTASKPVQRKGFSPLVPATVQVPYPYCYRCPFHLQYPECNLYCVDYIEEWVLSKYVPPEEVAGIVVEPVQGEGGYVWPPQGYFEKLKKLAEKYGILFIDDEIQAGFGRTGKWFAIEHWNVKPDIITLAKAIASGLPLGAMIASKDVMTWEKGSHASTFGGNPVSCVASLSTIEYIEKNNLLENVQKVGDYIYKHFKEIEESSKIVGDVRGKGFMIGVEIVKDKKTKEPGIKEAENIIIQSWKQGVALITAGKSTLRIAPPLTMTRELAEKAIEIIEKNIRVTEKTL, encoded by the coding sequence ATGGGTGAAGAGTCTATCAATAAACCTCACGATTTACCTAAAATTGTCGTTCCACCACCAGGCCCAAATGCTCAAAAAATAATTGAACGTGATAGTAAAGTTATTTCACGTTCTTATGTTCGCTTCTATCCTTTGGTTGTAAAGGAAGTTAAAGAAAATGTAGTGGTCGATGTTGATGGTAATGAGTATATAGATTTTAATTCTGGATTAGTAGTACTTAATGTTGGACGTCCAAAAGAAGTTACTGAAGCAATAAAAAGGCAAGTTGATAAATTTTTACACTATAGTCTCACAGACTTTTATTATGAAGAGGCCGTAACATTAGCAGAGAAATTAACAAAAATCGTTCCTGTAAACGGTAAAGAGAAAATGGTTCATTTTTCGAATAGTGGAGCTGAAGCAATAGAAGCAGCAATGAAGTTGGCAAGATATAAAACTGGTCGGCCTTACCTTTTTTCGTTCATAGGATCGTTTCATGGAAGAACTTATGGAGCTATGAGTTTGACGGCATCAAAGCCAGTGCAACGGAAAGGATTTTCGCCACTCGTTCCAGCAACAGTTCAGGTTCCGTATCCATATTGTTATAGATGCCCATTTCATCTACAATATCCAGAATGTAATCTATATTGCGTTGACTATATTGAAGAATGGGTTCTCTCGAAATATGTACCACCTGAAGAAGTAGCAGGCATAGTAGTAGAACCGGTGCAGGGTGAGGGAGGTTATGTTTGGCCGCCTCAGGGATATTTTGAAAAATTAAAAAAACTAGCTGAAAAATATGGGATCTTATTCATAGATGATGAAATACAAGCAGGTTTTGGACGAACCGGTAAATGGTTTGCAATAGAGCATTGGAATGTTAAACCTGACATAATAACATTAGCAAAAGCCATCGCCTCAGGATTACCTTTAGGAGCAATGATAGCAAGTAAAGATGTCATGACATGGGAGAAGGGATCTCACGCATCAACATTCGGCGGGAATCCTGTATCATGTGTCGCATCACTATCGACTATTGAGTATATAGAGAAAAATAACCTCCTTGAAAATGTGCAGAAAGTAGGGGATTATATTTACAAACATTTTAAAGAAATCGAAGAAAGTAGTAAAATAGTAGGAGATGTAAGAGGAAAAGGTTTTATGATAGGTGTAGAAATAGTGAAGGATAAAAAAACTAAAGAACCAGGGATTAAGGAAGCTGAAAATATTATTATACAAAGCTGGAAGCAAGGTGTTGCATTAATAACGGCAGGAAAATCAACACTAAGAATAGCACCACCATTAACTATGACACGAGAACTAGCTGAGAAAGCAATTGAAATAATCGAGAAAAACATAAGAGTCACAGAAAAAACATTATAA
- a CDS encoding DUF2070 family protein, translating to MSDDGLSIPLHYSKLWSLPNLRLLLMMAFVLSLLYVVIPVIFFNVGFMIVNVIIIMSIAVLLLYGRIDQYITKRRGLGIYIMIIFAGLLHLLLKDIISGILGAILSATILSFVFNSLPVITKSFKRGLMSIMCLLPLSSSMLYFNDVVLKNLKNSLIDFFLPFILTAVGFVYMAYIEISGKRKFGLGPISLFRAFLRLWSNKDSTALEQVFSSISTSADYIARLLVFYNESKPIGVLISIPIHPGPIMHMGSSNLPSEIMKKMWDEMSVVAMPFHVPSNHESDLVLNDDRERVISLIKTAIINSQSQTDEVYLTRLIDVSEDQIKVKAFLINDIPIITVTASPLPMEDLPENIVNPVKKLSQSLGLKEPIIIDAHNALSNDRSEILSKDIAGRSSIKAIEKALMQLKQLEKRQGKISLVKTAFPGKPHEGYGEGGIAIMVLEPKNEKPFYIMLFDSNNMIVGLREQIINETLKIGYDGEVCTSDTHSVVALVPGGKGYSMLGENGNISEIIKIILDRLKNADLKERILVSDINVTITDLRILGKNLYKLDEMAKKYVPKGELYPIIIFMIAAFITVIFNVI from the coding sequence ATGAGTGATGATGGTTTATCTATTCCACTTCATTATTCTAAGTTATGGTCATTACCTAATTTAAGATTGTTACTAATGATGGCATTTGTGTTATCGTTGTTGTATGTAGTAATTCCTGTGATCTTTTTTAATGTTGGATTTATGATAGTTAATGTAATAATCATAATGAGTATAGCGGTGTTATTACTTTATGGAAGGATAGATCAATATATTACAAAGAGAAGAGGTTTGGGAATATATATTATGATAATTTTTGCAGGTCTTTTGCATCTTCTTTTAAAAGATATAATTTCTGGAATATTAGGGGCAATATTATCGGCTACTATATTGTCGTTTGTTTTTAATTCTCTACCTGTTATTACAAAGAGTTTTAAACGTGGGTTAATGAGTATTATGTGTCTGCTTCCGTTATCGTCTTCTATGTTATACTTTAATGACGTTGTATTAAAGAATTTGAAGAATTCTTTGATTGATTTTTTCCTTCCGTTTATTTTAACTGCGGTAGGATTTGTTTATATGGCGTACATTGAAATTAGTGGTAAGAGGAAGTTTGGGCTTGGTCCAATATCTCTATTTCGTGCATTTCTGAGGCTTTGGTCAAATAAGGATTCTACAGCTCTTGAACAAGTGTTTTCTAGCATATCTACATCCGCAGATTACATTGCGCGGTTGTTAGTGTTTTATAATGAGAGCAAACCGATTGGGGTATTAATATCAATACCGATACATCCAGGTCCTATAATGCATATGGGTAGTTCGAATTTACCTTCTGAGATAATGAAAAAAATGTGGGATGAGATGAGTGTTGTTGCAATGCCATTCCATGTTCCATCAAATCATGAATCTGATCTAGTGCTTAATGACGATAGGGAAAGAGTAATATCATTGATAAAAACGGCGATAATTAACTCTCAATCACAAACTGATGAAGTATACTTAACAAGGCTTATAGATGTTAGTGAGGATCAGATAAAAGTCAAGGCATTCTTAATTAATGATATTCCAATAATAACTGTGACTGCATCACCATTACCGATGGAGGATTTACCAGAAAATATTGTAAACCCAGTAAAAAAACTTTCCCAAAGTCTTGGTTTAAAGGAACCAATAATAATAGATGCTCATAACGCTCTCTCAAATGACAGATCAGAAATACTCTCGAAGGATATTGCCGGTAGATCTTCAATAAAAGCAATAGAAAAAGCGTTAATGCAGCTTAAACAATTGGAAAAGAGACAGGGAAAAATAAGTCTTGTAAAGACAGCGTTTCCAGGAAAACCTCATGAAGGATATGGCGAGGGTGGTATTGCTATAATGGTTTTGGAGCCTAAAAATGAAAAACCATTTTACATAATGCTTTTTGATTCCAATAATATGATTGTTGGATTAAGAGAACAGATAATAAATGAAACATTAAAAATAGGTTATGATGGGGAAGTGTGTACAAGCGATACACATTCGGTAGTAGCTTTGGTTCCAGGAGGAAAGGGTTATAGCATGCTAGGTGAAAATGGTAATATTTCGGAAATAATAAAAATCATACTGGATAGGCTGAAAAATGCAGATCTTAAGGAGAGAATATTAGTAAGTGATATTAATGTTACAATAACAGATTTGAGGATTTTAGGGAAAAATCTTTATAAATTAGATGAGATGGCGAAAAAATATGTTCCTAAAGGTGAATTATATCCTATTATTATTTTCATGATTGCTGCGTTCATCACTGTAATATTTAATGTTATCTAA
- a CDS encoding preprotein translocase subunit Sec61beta translates to MSRKEKRKGGKRREATPVTGAGLIRFYDEDISNVKISPPIVIFISILIMALVLLAQARVLP, encoded by the coding sequence ATGTCAAGAAAGGAGAAAAGAAAAGGTGGAAAAAGGCGTGAGGCGACACCTGTAACAGGGGCAGGTCTGATAAGATTTTATGATGAGGATATCTCTAATGTAAAGATAAGCCCACCTATTGTGATATTCATATCGATATTAATAATGGCATTAGTGCTTTTGGCACAAGCTAGAGTACTTCCTTAG
- a CDS encoding adenosine-specific kinase, translating to MSVQLKIVKIVPPEGTNIIIGQTHFIKTTEDIYELFVTITPHIKFGLAFCESSGPRLVRREGNDQELIELATKYALDVGAGHVFVIVIKGGYPINVLNALKNVQEVVGLYCATANPIEVIVAETEQGRGVLGVIDGGSPLGVEKEDDIKARRDFLRKIGYKLR from the coding sequence ATGAGCGTTCAATTAAAAATTGTGAAAATAGTGCCACCAGAGGGTACAAATATTATTATAGGACAAACACACTTTATTAAGACTACTGAAGACATTTATGAACTTTTCGTTACAATAACACCTCATATAAAGTTTGGATTGGCATTCTGCGAATCATCAGGCCCACGTTTAGTGAGGCGCGAAGGTAATGATCAGGAGCTTATAGAATTAGCAACGAAGTACGCTTTAGATGTTGGAGCCGGTCATGTATTTGTAATCGTAATTAAAGGTGGTTATCCCATAAATGTATTAAATGCTCTTAAAAATGTTCAAGAAGTTGTAGGACTTTATTGTGCTACCGCTAACCCGATCGAGGTAATCGTAGCCGAAACAGAACAAGGCAGAGGAGTTTTAGGCGTCATAGACGGAGGGTCTCCACTAGGTGTTGAGAAAGAAGATGACATTAAGGCAAGACGCGATTTTCTAAGAAAAATAGGATACAAACTTAGATAA